ACCGCCTGAGCCGCATCGAAGACGCGAACCAGGTCGGATGACTTCACTTCGCGATCTTTCAGGGCGACGATCCCATGGCTGTTGATCCCACGAATATGACCGCCAGCGATGCCTGTATAAATCGTATCAATTTTCCGGCCGCACATGATCTCGGCCTCTTCGACCGCGCGTCGGATCGAATCGACAGTACTTTCGATATTGATCACGACACCCTTTCTCAAGCCGCGAGAAGGAGTCGTGCCGATGCCAATAATATCGACTCCATCCTCACCTTTTTCTGCCACGATGGCAGAAATTTTTGTGGTCCCGATATCGAGCCCTACAATGATGTCGTCTTCTTTGCCCATAGATTTACCCCCCTTTTAAAAAAACTCGTTTTTCATACGTCAGATCGATGAGAACAGGCACCCCTCGTTTGGCAGGAACTTCAGGAACAATGTGTGCCAATTTTTCGAGGCGCTCTTCCCAACGATCCTTCCCCAAAATAACTTTCAAAACAGGTTTCACCGTGAAAAGCGAAACTCCCTTCCCCTTGCTCCATTGAACTTCAGACAAACCGATCAGACGAAGCGAATCCTGGTTGTAAAAAGAGCGGATCAGCGCGATCAAAGGGAGAAGCTCTTCGGATTTCGGTTTCTTGAGACCGGTAATCAGAGGGAAGTTCCTCGGATCCTTCCCTTCCAACGCCTTGAAGATCACCCCCTGCCGATTCACAAGATAAAATCGATCATCCTTCAACAGGGCGACCGGTTCCTGCTCTTGAACCGAGATCAGCAGACGACCGGGGTAGGCCTTCGCCAAGGCGACCCCCTCAATCCATGGGGAATTGAGGAGACGCTTGCTGACCTCCCGAAGCCGTAATGAGAGGAGATTCTCCCCTTTTTTCAAATTGGCCAGCGCAACGAGATCGTTGTGGGAAATCCGGGTCGGTGGCGTCACCACCACAATCTCCTTGAGCTGAAAGGGGCCAAGCGGCGGAAGAAAGATCAAGGCGGCAACAAAACCGCACAGCGCCAACAACCACCACGTTTTTAAAAGAATTTTTCTCATATCTTCAGCGAGGCTCCCTTCACGAGACTCTCACACAAATCTTCAAAACTGATCCCGACCGATGCCGCTGCCTTCGGGACAAGACTCGTCTCCGTCATGCCGGGGATTGAATTGATCTCAATAAAATACGATTTTTCTGCGAGGATGAAATCGGCACGGGCAATCCCCTGCAGTCTCAAGAGATCGTAGACCTTCACCGTCATCTCGATCATCTCTTTCTCATCCTCTTTGGAAATCCGGGCGGGGACGATATACTCAGTCATCCCCTTCGTATATTTGGATTGAAAATCATAAAAACCGCTCTTGGGAACGATCTCGAGAGCTGGGAGCGGCCTTCCGTCAACAATCCCCACCGTAATTTCTTTCCCGAAAATAAACTCTTCAATCAGGATCGTCTCATCGTATTTTCCCGCCTCTACGAGGGCCGGCATCAGATTCCGTATCTCTTTAATAATCGTTATCCCGATCGTCGACCCCTCCCGATTCGGCTTCACAATCACCGGAAGCGGAAAAGAGAGGGAGCCAAATGATTTCAGGTCCTTCAAAAAGACCGTCTGCCATTTCGGAGTTCGAATTCCGGCCTGGAAAACAATCCGTTTTGTAAGTTCCTTATCGAGGGAAACCGCCGAGGCCAAAGGACCGGATCCTGAATAAGGAATCCCGAGGATCTCGAGCATCCCCTGCATGGTCCCATCCTCTCCCCAGCGGCCGTGAAGCATGATCACTGCCACATCAATCCGCTCCGAAGAGAGTTTATTCGCGAGATCCCTCTGCGCATCGATCTCGACCACCTCGTATCCACGATTCTTCAACGCAGCCGCAACAGCGCGGCCACTCTTCAGTGAGATCTCACGCTCCTTCGAGAGCCCTCCCATCAGAACACCAACCTTCATCGTTTATTCCTCCCCCACAACTTGGGCTTCCAATTCCAGCATGACACCAAACCTCTCCTTCACCTTGTCTTTAATCAAACCGACTAATGCCAAAACATCCCGCGCCGTCGCCTTTCCCTCATTCACAATAAAATTGGCATGTTTCGGCGAGATCCTCGCCCCCCCCACGCGAACATCTTTCAGTCCTGACTCCTCAATCAAACGGGCGGCATACCCCTTCTTCGGATTTTTGAAGACAGAACCGAGATTCGGGACATTGAGCGGTTGGGTCTGGATCCTCTTTTGCCGAATTTTTTCGACCTTCTCTCGAACCGCCTCGGGTGTCGAAAGTTCCAGCTGGAGGCGGGTGGAAAGGAGGATCGCCCCTCGAGGGAAGTGACTCTCACGATAGTCAAAACGGATCTTGTCCCTCTCCCATGTCACGATTTTTCCCTCGCGATCGACGAAGGTCACGCTCAAGACGATGCGCCCAATATCCCCCTCAGGCGTGCCGGCATTCATGACGAGCGCTCCCCCCACATTCCCTGGAATACCAACGAGCGGTTCGACGCCTGAAAGCCCTTTTTCGACCGCAAACTCGATGAGTCGGGGAAGACCGACACCGGCCTCAATATAAAGGATGGCTGGATCCTCCAAACGAAGTGATGAAAAACCCTGAGTCAGAGACAGCACAACCCCGCGAATCCCCCCATCGCGGACGATCAGATTACTCCCTGCCCCCAGGGGAAAATAAGAGAGCTTTTTCTGACGAAGATAGGCGAGGAGCCCCGAAACCTCCTCAAGAGTCTCCGGGTAGGCGAAGGCATCCGCCTTCCCGCCGATCCGAATCGAGGTATGATGCGACATCGGTTCGTCAAAATGGATCTGACGACAGATTTTTTTAAGTTCGTCTCTCATCGTTTCAGTGATAAGACTCATGCATCCTTCTCGAAATTTCCCGTCCCACCTTCCAAATATCACCAGCCCCCAAAGTCATGACCACATCTCCCTTTCGAATTTTTGGAAAAATTTCATTCACAAGACTCGAAAAACCAGAAACAAAACGGGCCTTCCGACCGCGGATTTTCTGCGCCAAGACCCGACCGCTGACCCCTCGGATCGGCTCCTCACCTGCCGCATAGATCTCCGCAATATAGAGATGGTCCGCCTCCTTAAAAGCGGTGGCAAAATCGTTCATCAGCAACTTGGTCCGGCTATAACGATGTGGCTGAAAAAGGACCCAAAGTTTCCTCCGATGCCAGACATCACGCGCCGTTTTTAAAGTTGCCCTGATCTCCTCGGGATGATGGCCATAATCGTCCACGATTGTGATCGGTTTTTCCCGAATAATCTCGAAACGCCGCCCAATCCCCTTGAAATTTGCCAAGGCCTTTTGAACAAACCGAAAGGGGATCCCCAATTCATGCGCCACGGCGACAGCGGCCAGGCTATTCAAGACATTGTGCCGGCCGGGCATCGCATTCAGTCGAACGGTCCCAAGAGATTTTCCCCGGAGGCAAACCTGGAACTCACTTCCGATCCCCTTCGCGTGGATTTGTGACGCTGAAAAATCAGCCGTCTCCCTCAATCCGTAAGTCACCGATCGCTTGCCAAACCGTCTCGCCAGCTCACGAACGACCGGATGATCGACACAAAAAACAGCGAGCCCATAGAACGGAATTTTTTCAGCGAACTCTTCAAATGTCTTTTTAAGCGAATCGAAATCCCGATAATGATCGAGATGTTCGGGATCAATGTTCGTAATCACCGCAATGGTCGGATTGAGATGCAGGAATGAACCATCTGACTCATCCGCCTCGGCGACCAGAAACTCCCCGGCCCCAAGTCGGGCATTGGACCTGAGATTCTTCAGCCTCCCCCCAATCACGATCGTCGGGTCCAGACCTCCAGCGGCAAGGACACTCGCAACAAGCGAGGTCGTTGTCGTCTTGCCATGACTCCCCGCGATCGCCACACCATATTTGAGGCGCATCAACTCGGCGAGCATCTCGGCGCGCGCAATAACAGGGATGCCACGACGCTCCGCCTCGAGAACCTCAGGGTTTGTTTTCCGGACTGCCGACGAGGTCACAACAACCTGCGCCTCTCCCAGATAGTCTGCCTTATGACCGATCTTTATACCGGCCCCATGGCGACGCAGTTGATCCGTCACGGCAGAGCGGTAAAGATCAGAGCCGGTAACCTTGTACCCCAAGTTCAAAAGGACCTGCGCGATCCCGCTCATGCCGATCCCTCCAATCCCCACAAAGTGAATGCGTCGAATATGTTGATACATAGAAAAGCTTTCAAAAATATCCCCACAGGACTAACGGGTCCTGTCTTAAGGTTCCGCCCACCCGTCCTCACCCGTTGCGGGCGGGCGGGCGCCCGACCTTAAGCCACCCGTTCGTCCCAAATTAATCAAAGATGTCGCAATCTTTTCTGCCGCCCCCCGTCCCGGCATATTCAAAATCGATTTTTTCATCGCGGAAAGCCGAGATGGATCAGAGGCAAGCGTAACGATCTCCTGTGCCAATCGCTTTCCCCCTTCAACCGCCAACTCCCCTTCCCGAAAAACCTTCGCGCCCCCTACCCTTTCCAGGGCACGAGCATTCTCCTCCTGATGATTTCTAGCGGCATGCGGATACGGGATAAAAATCGCCGGACGTCCGGCCACTATCAGCTCGGCAATTGTTGAGGCCCCTGCGCGCGATACAACCAAGTCGGCCTCCCGATACGCCTCACCCATATCCTGGATAAAAGGGACGACTCGAAGTTGGTTCCCCAAGAGACCAAGTTCCCTGTATTTTTTCTCGGCCGATTCGAAATGGTTTTGCCCTGTCTGATGGAGAATCTTGATTGACGGATTGGACTGCAAAAGGATCGGGACCGCCTCAAACATCAGGCGATTGATCGACTGGGCGCCACGACTCCCCCCAAAAACAAGTAGGGAAAAGCCACCTTCTTTTTTCTCGCCAATCCTTTCAATCTCACCGCGAACCGGGAGACCGGTCCACAAGGTCTCTCTTCCGGGGAAATAGCGTTCCATGCCCGGGAAGGCGGTATAAATCTGGTTCGAAAATCTCCAGAGAAGTCGATTGGTCAACCCCGGGACGGCATTCGGTTCAAGAATCGCCCGCGGAATTTTTAGAAAATAAGAAGCGAGCACGACAGGACCGGCGCTGTATCCGCCCAGCCCAAAGACCACCTGCGCCCCGAACTTCCTCAAGATATGTTGAGCGGACCAGAGCGTCTTTGGAAGCCCGATCAACGTCCTCACCCCGGCGATCATGTTTTGTCCCTTTAACCTTCCCACAGCAATCCTTTCATAAGAAAACTGGTACCGCTTCAGCGTCTCTTCCTCCGATCCAAGACCGGAAACGACAAAGAGAAGATTGTGCCCCTTGAGGGCCTGGGCCACTGCAATGCCTGGAAATAACTCACCGCCTGTCCCTGTCGTTGCAATAACCACATTCACTTGAAGCCTCTGCAAAAGTCCATTTGCTGCGTTGCCTTCGTCAGTCGCTCCTCAGCGTACGGCACAAGTACGCCTGCGTCGCGCTTCCTCAGGCGCCTTGCAACTGGAGCTTTTTCAGAGGCTTCCATTTAAACCTCTCCTCTTGAAGAGATATTCAGCAAAATTCCGACCGCGATCAGCGACAGGATCAGTGAACTCCCCCCATAGCTAATAAACGGAAGCGGCAACCCTTTTGTCGGAAGCAGACCGGTGACCACCGCCACATTCAAAAGGACCTGCAATCCGACCATCAGAGAAATCCCCAACGCGAGATACGACGTGAAGAGATCCGGCGCATTCCAGGCGATCCGAAAGGCACGATAGAGCCAGACAACAAACAAACCCAAGACTGTCATGGTTCCGAAAAGCCCGAGCTCCTCTCCAATAACCGAAAAGATAAAATCGGTGTGGGCCTCCGGGAGGTAGAAGAGTTTTTGTTTCCCCTCTCCCAAACCTTGCCCAAAAAATCGACCGGCATGAAACGCCACATAGGACTGGATGATCTGAAAACCGGCGCCACGGGGATAATCCCATGGATTTAAAAAGGCGAGGACACGCGCCCTCCGATAAGGAACCGAAAAGACGAGATAGTAGAAGGCCGGAAGGGCAAGAAGGATCTCCGAAAGGAGGTAAGAGGGACGGACCCCGCCGATAAACATCATGAAAAAAACAGAGGCCCCCATGACCGTCGCCCCACCAAGATCCTTCCCCATCAGGACAAGTCCGATGAGCAGCCCCGAAAAAACCATCGGGGAGGCGAATCCGATGAAGAGATTCACCTTCTCCCTCTTTTTTGTCAGAATATGCGCCATGAAAAAGATCAGCGCGAGCTTCGCAATCTCCGAAGGCTGGAAGGAAAACGGACCGAGGCGAAACCATCGGGAGGCCCCGCCCACCTTCGTCCCCACCGACGGGATCAAGACAAGCACCAAAAGGATCAGGGAGATCAGAAAGAGTGGATAAACCGCCTTTGAAAAAAACCGGACCGGAACCAAACGAATCAGAAAGAGGGCGCCGAATCCGATAATCGCCGCCACCAATTCCTTTTTCAGAAAAAGCGTGCTGTCCTGAAACCTCTCCTTGGCGAGAACACCTGAGGCTGAAAAAACCATGGTGAGTCCTACGACGACAAGCAGCAGCGTTGTTAGAAGCAATGTATAATCAAACGGCTTCCGCATATTTCCTCACAAATTCACGAAATTTTTCCCCTCGCTCTGCATAACTTCTGAATTGATCAAAACTGGCACAGGCAGGTGAGAGAAGGACCACTTGACCTCGCTTAACCTTTTGCGCTGCCTCCCGTACCGCCGCCTCCAAGGTCCCGACCTCCTGAATTTCCGTACACCCTTGAAGTTCTCGGGCGATCTTGGCACTCGCCTCTCCGATCAAAAGAAGTCGAACCACCTTTTTTGAAACAAAATCGCGCAGCGGACGGTAACTCCCCCCTTTGTCACGCCCGCCCGCAATCAGGATCACCTGGCGATCCTCAAATCCTGCGATCGATTTACAGACGGAATCGACATTCGTCCCTTTTGAGTCGTCGTAATACCGGACCCCACGATACTCACCAACGAGCTGCATCCGATGCGGAAGTCCTTCAAACAACTCCAGGACTTTTTGGACCTGATCCGGAGAGACCCCGACCGATCGGGCCGCCCCGACCGAGGCCATCATATTCTCCACATTGTGGAGCCCCGTCAGTTTGGTTCTTGCGAGTGGGTAATCCTCGAACTCCTTTTTCCACCGTCGAACAATCCGACCATGGGAATAAAAAAGCCCTTCAGACGGCTGGCGATGAAGTGCGAAGGGGATCCTTTTGGCATTGGCCCGACAGGCGTAAGGGGCGATGTGGGAATCTTCCGCATTGTAAACGACCGCATCGCGCCCTGTCTGATCCTTCAAAATCCGGGTCTTCGCACGAACGTAATCCTGAAAACTCTCATAGCGGTCGAGATGATCTTCCGTCACATTGAGCAGGACAGCAACCTCTGGCCGGAACTCCTTGACGGTTTCCAACTGATAACTGGAGACCTCCAGGACGAGACGCTCATACCGGTCCCCCGTTAAAATCAGGTCCAGGAGCGGAGTGCCGATGTTCCCTCCCAACGCAACTTTTTGTCCGGCGGCCACAAGCATCTGGTAAATCAAAGTTGAGGTTGTCGATTTTCCATTCGTTCCGGTCACCGCAACAAATGGGGCCTCGAGAAACTCCGCCCCAAGTCCCATCTCACCGATGATCGGGATCTTTCGACGCTTCGCCAGTTTCAAACCCGGGAGATCCAAAGGCACGCCAGGGGAAAGACAGATCAGGTCTCTTTTGTCAAAAATCTCTGGTTCGTGTCCGCCGAGATGGACTTCCAGTTCCTCCCCATCAAACTCCCTCTGCCAATCGCCAAACTCCTCTTCACGCCTCTGATCGGTCACCGCTACACGCGCACCACGATCCAGGAGAAATCGCACCGCCGCGAGACCCGAACGTCCGAGACCGACTACCAATACGTTTTTACCCTTTAATCGCACTCATCACCTCAGTTTCAAAGTACTGAGAGCCACCAAACACAAAATTAATGATATAATCCAAAACCTCACGATCACCTTCGGCTCCTGCCATCCCTTGAGTTCAAAATGATGATGGATCGGCGCCATCTGAAAGATGCGCCGGCCTGATATCTTGAAAGAAACCACCTGTGTGATGACCGAAACCGCCTCAAGAACAAAAATCCCCCCGATCAAGACCAGCAGGAGTTCATTCTTCGTCACAAGGGCGATGAATCCCATCGCAGCACCGAGCGGAAGTGATCCGACATCTCCCATGAAAATCTCGGCGGGATAAGAATTGAACCAGAGAAAACCGACCAACGCGCCACAAACAACGCCGGAGAAAACCGCTAACTCACCGCTGCCAAGGATATAAGGGATCTGCAAATAGGAGGCGATACCGACATGGCCGGCAAAATAGGCAAGCACCCCTAATGTCCCAAAGGCGAGGATCGAAGGACCGGTGGCGAGACCATCAAGTCCATCGGTCAGATTGACCGCATTCGAGGCCCCCACAATGACAAACAAGGAAAAAGGGAGATACCACCACCCAAGATCCGGCAAGAGTGATTTGAAGAAGGGGAACGAGAGACGCGTGTCTGCAGGAAAAAGTTCGAAATAAAGCAGGACGACCATGAGGGCAGCGAACAACTGCATCAGAAATTTGTGCCTCCCCTTGAGCCCCAGATTGGAGCCGTATTTAATCTTGCGCCGGTCATCCCAGAAACCGATGAAGGCGAAACCGCTATAAAGCCCCACAGTGACCCAAACGGTCACATTCCTGATATCCATCCAGAGCAGTGTCGAGAAAAAGACACAAAACCAGATCAAGAGCCCCCCCATCGTTGGGGTCCCCGCCTTGACCTGATGATGCTTCGGCCCCTCTTCACGAATTGACTGTTTGATCTGGAGTCTTTTCAAAAGCTCGATCTGCCAATGATTCAGAGAGAAATAGAGAACCATCGCCGTCAACAAACCAGCCACCGTCCTGAAGGTAATATATTTCAGGACATTGAAAACGATCCATTGGTCCGCGAGTGGATAAAGCAGTGCCTGAAGCATTATGAATTCCTCAAAATATCAACCAATCGATCCAACCTCATCCCATGGGATCCCTTCACCAAAATCAGATCCCCTTTTTTCAAAAGGGATCGAATCGATTCAAAAGATTTTGGACCCTCCCGAAAGGTCACGACACGATCCGGTCTTGCCCCTTCTCCCAGCGCCCCTCGTCGGAGATCCGGGGCATGAGGCCCGATCCCGATCAGGAGATCGACCTTGTATCGGATCGCTTTTCCGCCGATCTCCCGATGACTGGAACTGGCAAAGCGCCCCAGCTCCAGCATCTCCCCCAAAATTGCGACGCGTCTTAGCGATCGTCCCCCGATCTCCCGAAAAATTTCCAAAGACTGGGTCATCGAATCTGGATTGGCGTTGTAGGCATCATTTAAAAGGGTCCAGGAGCGTGAGGAGAGAGGCTCCATCCGACCACTCTTCGGCCTCAAATGATGGAGGGCACGTTTCATCCTCGCGGGAGGCACCGAGAAATAATCCCCGACCGCAATCGCGGCGAGGGCGTTCGAGACATTCCCCTTCCCCAAAAGTTTTAGGGAAAAGGGATACAATCTTCGCTGAACCTTCACAGTAAATCTTTGGCCTGCAAGTCCCTGAGATTCGTAACGCCGAACCTTCAGATCAGGACGCCCCTTCCAACCAAACGTCCGAACGGTGGCGTGAGATAATTTCCTCAAAAAGGGAGACGACGAATCATCCGAATTCAGAAAGGCAACTCCGGATCGTGGCAATCCCTGCAGAAGTTCCCCCTTCGCACGGGCGATTCCGCGAATTGTCCTCAATCCCTGCAAATGGGCACGCCCCACGTTCGTGATAACACCGACTTGAGGCGCGGCAATCTCCGTCAGCCTTCGGATCTCACCCGGGGCATTCATCCCCATCTCGAGCACCGCAATCTTATGACGACGATTCAATCGGAAGAGGGTCAAGGGAAGTCCGATGAGATTGTTGAAATTCCCCTCCGTCTTCAGCACGGGATATTTCTCCGCAAGAACAGAGGCGATCATCTCCTTGGTCGTGGTCTTTCCATTCGAACCGGTCACCGCAACCACCGGAATCGGAAAACATCTCCGCCAGCGCGTCGCCAAGTCTCCTAATGCCTTCAACGTATCAGGAACCTGAATAATATTTAAAATTCCCCGCACCCCCCTTTGACAAAGGGGGGCAAGGGGGGATTTGTGAACAACGGCTCCCACCGCACCTTGTTGAAAAGCGATCTTGAGATAATCGTGCCCATCAAAATTTTCTCCCTTCAGCGCAAAAAAGAGCTCTCCGCTCTTCACGGTCCGGCTGTCTGTCGAGACCCCTCGAACCACCGCCTCTGGAGAACCTGAAATCAATCTTCCTCCTGTCGCCTTCACAACCTCTTCCATCCTAAGTCTCATGGAGTAATTCCCTGATGACTTCTTGATCACTAAAGTGAATTTTTTTTGTCCCAATAATTTGATAATCCTCATGCCCTTTCCCGGCGATCAAGATGGTGTCACCCGCCTTGGCAAGCTCCAATGCCTTCTTGATCCCTTCACGTCGATCAACGATGCGAAAAATATTTTGAGGAGAGAGATGGCCTTCTTTAAGTCCCGGCACGATGTCGTCGAGGATCTTTTCCGGATCTTCAGTCCGCGGATTATCGGAAGTCACGACGACCAGATCACTAAACTGCGCCACTTCGCGCCCCATCTCCGGCCTCTTGCCGCGATCGCGATCCCCTCCGCAGCCAAAGAGCGTGATGAGACGGCCTTTGGAAATCCGTTTGAGGGTTGTTCCGACTGTCTTCAACGCCTCAGGGGTATGGGCATAATCAACGAAGATCGAGAGGTCGCGAGAGTTCGGAATCGGCTCAAGACGCCCCGGCACCGCCCTCATCGCCTCGATACCACGCGCAATCCGGTCCAGGGAAAAACCGGCCCCATAGGCGATCCCCACAGCAACAAGAATATTTTCCAGGTTGAAGGAGCCGATCAGGGGAGAAGAGATCTCAAGCGGATCTCCCTCCAGATTCAAAGTCGCCTGGATCCCCTCGGCAGTCAAAGAATGTCTGAGGACGGTAACCTCATACGGCCCGGAGAGACCAACCCGAATTTTCGGGAGCGAACAGAGCTCATCGATCTTCTGGCTCCACAGATCCTCCCGATTGATGACAGCAAACTTTTTCTTTTTCTCACTGGCCGGCAGGTATTCCGTAAAAAGCTTGAGCTTCTGGGCAAAATAATCGTCAAGGTCTTTGTGGTAGTCGAGGTGATCACGGGAGAGATTCGTAAAGGCAACGCCGTCAAAATGTATCCCCCGAACCCTCCCTTGGGCCAAGGCGTGGGAAGAGACCTCCATCGCGACATCGGTGATTCCGGCCTCCAGCATTTCCGAAAAAATCTTCTGGAGATCGACCGATTCAGGTGTCGTCGTCGGTCCCGCTGCCACATAAGAACCGTATCGATAGTTAATCGTGCCGATCACTCCGGGCCGACGACCCGATTCTCTGAAAATCGATTCCAGAAGATAGGTGAGTGTTGTCTTGCCGTTCGTTCCGGTAATCCCGAAGACCTTCAGTCTCCGTGTCGGTTCTCTATAAAATCGTGCCGAGAGATCGGCGAGGAGCCTTCGAGGATCCTCGACAATAACCTGCGGAACCTTTAATCCTGGCATCAACTTCTGCAGCACAATAGCAGCCGCCCCCTTCTGAACCGCCTCTTCAACAAACTGCCTCCCATCTTGTTTGCTTCCAGGGATCGCAACAAAGAGAAAACCGCTCTCGACCCGCCGCGAGTCCTGAGTCATT
This genomic stretch from Deltaproteobacteria bacterium harbors:
- a CDS encoding UDP-N-acetylmuramoyl-L-alanyl-D-glutamate--2,6-diaminopimelate ligase; translated protein: MPDLAPVISLAELDMKLSNREISGMTQDSRRVESGFLFVAIPGSKQDGRQFVEEAVQKGAAAIVLQKLMPGLKVPQVIVEDPRRLLADLSARFYREPTRRLKVFGITGTNGKTTLTYLLESIFRESGRRPGVIGTINYRYGSYVAAGPTTTPESVDLQKIFSEMLEAGITDVAMEVSSHALAQGRVRGIHFDGVAFTNLSRDHLDYHKDLDDYFAQKLKLFTEYLPASEKKKKFAVINREDLWSQKIDELCSLPKIRVGLSGPYEVTVLRHSLTAEGIQATLNLEGDPLEISSPLIGSFNLENILVAVGIAYGAGFSLDRIARGIEAMRAVPGRLEPIPNSRDLSIFVDYAHTPEALKTVGTTLKRISKGRLITLFGCGGDRDRGKRPEMGREVAQFSDLVVVTSDNPRTEDPEKILDDIVPGLKEGHLSPQNIFRIVDRREGIKKALELAKAGDTILIAGKGHEDYQIIGTKKIHFSDQEVIRELLHET